The Lathyrus oleraceus cultivar Zhongwan6 chromosome 5, CAAS_Psat_ZW6_1.0, whole genome shotgun sequence genome includes the window TAAGTAAATTTTTTAAATGATTTGGTCATTCATCAATTCGACAAGTTGAAAGAGGTTCAACTAAAGCATATTCGAAATTCAAACAAAATAATTGTCTTTTGGTCTTATCCAAAACAACAAGGACATATGAGATCAATTGAAGACAAGTCGAGCATGCAGAGGTGACATGTCAGACGGAAGACAATTGAATGTTAGAGACCGTTAGTTTTGTAGTATTATAAATAAGGATTCTAGTGTTAGGATTCAGGGTGGCAAAATCATTTCAAACTTCAATAGAAACTCAAAGTACCCATACACAAACGAGAAACGAGTCTTTGAAGAAATGTATTTGCATACCAATTTCTTACTTATGCaaataaatatatttttcatttaatttaCTATTACTTTTTTTTATTTCCTATTCAAGTCACTAATTTCGACCTAGTCGAAATCATTGGTTACATTTACTTTCAAACTTAATCGTCTTTCTAAAATAGTCAACATCCAACACACGTATTCCGATAACATTAATGCACACTTTATTTTCCTAGAAATTTAGTACAAACTTGTCCTAAGATTTACTAGTTTAGTCCTTCAGGCAATCAATTTAAAATCAAGTGATTGTTTACCAAAAACACCGGTGATCAAAGATGCATCTGTATGCACAAAAGGTTGcttcggagatgcatctctgtaaccttccttagttcattaatctctgagcttttcagagatgcatctccggaatatGCTCTCTTAGTTCAAAATAAAAAACAGACATAAACAATTGCAGAATGAAAAACCAACGTAAATTAACATCAAAATTAACATTACATAGATAAACATTGCATAAATTTAACATTACATGTCATTAAAAACAGGTGGTTCAGAACGTTGAACATTCTTATAATATCTTCGGCTGATCTTTGAATCGTCGCACCCACTTCAATCAGACCCTTTGTTGAGTAACGGTAAAACGTACTCCATATAACCTTCAAATCATCATTCGTCTTCAGTTTAAGCATGACGAACCATATCTTTCCTTCTTTGAACAACTTGACGGAATCAGGATGACTCCAAAATATATCTCAAACAATAACTTTATCCTTACAAACTCTGTACCTCGAAACATAGTGGTCATCATCCAAAAGCTTCAAGAGTTGTTGCATCTTAGATTTTACTCCTCTCACATCCTTGTTGTCTCGAGCACGCACATTGTATATTTGCTTGATATTTGAAATATTTAGATGTTTTTTCCATTTCAAAGGTGCGAGTCTGTTTTCCAGCGCCACCATGTTTAATGTCATGTCTGAAACAATTTTCCTCTCCTCCGACACAAGATGACATACAATGGGATGACCGACTAGCTTGTCATTCAAGGCGACATGTTTAAGGGTTTTACAATGGAGTATGTTTctaacatgaagaagaagatcatACAAGGTGGTGTTTTATCAAATTTTAAGTTGAACATTTTTGAAGATGCATCTCTAGAAATATCATTGACTTGTTATTTAAACCAGTTATTTAAATAACAAAACCCCATAAATGAGTGTATGAGGTATTTCAAGATGCATCTCCAGATCCACTCAAATAGTatacggagatgcatctttgaACCATATCTTTTTAAAATTGAAATGaaactaaaaaaaaataaaataattgacATGATTTTAAACCAACGAAGACATTTAAAATTTTTTAAAAGTGTGTGAGGCAACATCAAAATTGGAAAGAGCATTTCCCAATTTATAATCCAAAGTCCATGGAGAAGGTGATTCATAAGTATGTAAAATTTGAGGATAAAATAATACTACTAAAATTGAAAAGTCCAATTTGAAGATCCAAAGCTACTTAAATTGAAACGTCGAATTTGAAGATCCAAAACTACTGAAATTGAAATGTATAATTAGATCAAACTCTTGAGTCTTAAATAATTACTCATATCATATAAAAAAAATTACTCATATAGAAATATAAGAACATACCAAATTATTTGATAAAATTATAGTAATCAATAATAAAAATGGTACAATATAGATTTATGCATTGCAGGGATAATCTAGTGTATTATTGAAGTTAATTAGCAAAACTTTAgtgttttatatatatatatatatatatatatatatatatatatatatatatatatatatatatatatatatatatatatatatatatatatatatatatatatatatatatatatatataaattaattatttCATCAATCTAAcaataattatttgaattaataaatatatttaaaatatatatattattttttatgtttataattgaaattaatttttttatttaaaatttcACTATATAAAATTGAAACTGATTTTAATTTAGAAAATTTTAAAtgaatgaaaataaaataaaaagcaatTCAGTAGAATAATCGACGAAAATTTTCTCTATAGAGAACTCATACGCATTACTTTTCCTCTGCCTCGATAACTGCAGAGAGAAAGACGACGAGAAAACGGTTTGAGGCCAAACAAAATTAAGACGAATCGGCGGTTCGTTTATCGCTTCTCTGGTAAGTAGGTAGGTTGATCATTATCACCACCGTATTTTTTTCTTCTGCAGTTCATGGATTTTCGGTTTTCGATTCAAATTGTTATGATGCACATCTTTAGGTTATGAAGTTTTGTTTCTTGTTTGTTATCTTAGAAAGTGGAAATATTGTTCTCAAACGATTAGTTTGTTATCTATTTTGGTGTCGTTTAGGGTTAGAAATTGTAGTGGAAGTGTAGTGTGCTTTGAGGTTAAATATAGCTTTGTGTTTCTACTGTTTactttgaattgttgttgttCACTTGTTCAATGTTTGAAGAATTTAGGGTTTGAGAAAAGATTAATAAATCATACCTAAACTCTCTCTAGTTTATGAAGCATGGTACTTCTAAAAGTAGTATTGAATACACTTACCTGTATTGGATACATGTATCTAGAGGTGTTCATGATACGGTTTGGATCGGTTTTGAAGCAAAATATCAGTATGATCCAAATGTTTGATTTTCGATTTTGGACGATAGATTAAAAAAATCTGATCCCACAATTTCATGCGCTTGGATTTGGATACATTTTTTTGTATATCAAAATTacaaattatattttttatttatacTATAAAAGTACTAATAATTAATAGGTTTGATATAATATATAACATATACTATATTAAAAGTTAATATTACAAAATGATAATCAGTTTGAATTTGAACACCCCTACATGTATGTGTTTTATCTCATATCAGGATCGATACCTGTAGGTACCGTTCCCGTACCTATGCATCATAGTCATTCAACTTAGTTTTTTTATGTCTATGTTACATATTCAACACCACTTTACATTTCCTCGTTGCATAACATGTGAGTGTATTGCGGATGTAATTCAAGAAAACAAGAATACAAAATTATTTATATTTCAAAACAATAATGGCTTTATAGCTATCTATAAAATTTAAAGTTTAAAGTTTTGTTTAGGAGTTTGGAGGGGAGGGGAAGGAAGGGTTTTGGAGGAGGAGGATTTgaagaaaaaatagaaaaatctTTAATatattatgaaattttgttttTGTATAGAATGATAAATGAATGGTCATTATCAATAtatttttgattttcaaaatattataacAAATAGATTATATTTGAAGAATTTATCATCCTCCAAATCTCTCACTCTATACAATGTTTAAGTTTCCTAAACTAAGGGGGTTTTGTATTATGAATGAAAATAAACCTTCAAAATTTTCTCCACCTAAATCACTCAATAGTTTCCAAGCATACCGGATACACAAACAATACCTGTGGTACTTTACACATTTTTATTATTCCATTTCAAGTGAAATTTGTGAGTTTTTCATATATTATTAATATAGTACTTGTAGTactttagttttttttttattattccATTTCGAGTGAAATTTGTGGGTTTTGCAAATATTAATATAGTACTTGTGGTACTTTACTCTTTTATATTATTCCATTTCGAGTGAAATTTGTGATTTTTGCATATATTAACATAATATATTATGTATTTTAGTTTCTTTGATATTGTAACTTAACACAATTTTTTACATTTTAAATTTTTACTATGATGTTTTGTTTTGAATTGAACAATTTAGTTATCTAGTGATATATTCTATTTAAAAACTTTTTTATTGTTGTACTTGTACTTTGATTTTCTTTTTAAATGTCATATCTCGTACCTATGCATCTGTACCGTACTCGTACCTATGCATCTATACCATACTCAGTATCCAAGCATCAAACTTTCAATCCTTGCCTTTTTTTTCAAAGCTTTCTCCAAACTCCCAAACAAAATCTAACAAAGTCTAAGTGTCTTTAACTCAATAAGTAACACATTTGTAGTCAGCATAATCAAAAGCATTTTCTCATCAAACAACGATACATACGCTCTACGAAATTTAAACATCGACAAGCTTCAAGGTTATTTATTTATGGTAACACCAAACATGTGTTTCAAAATGCATTATTGAGTTATATGGTATTTTGATTATTTATTATGCTGTTCCTGTGATACTTTTTTGTGCAGAAATTTATCTTGCCTATTTTTGTAGGGAATTTTGTTATTGGTTGTTATTTCATGGAAAGTGTGGGAGATGAAGAACCAGCTTTAAAACGAACAAAATTGTCTTCGGAGGAATTCGTCGGTCACTCTAACGGTTCATCTATGGAGCATGTTGTATGTCCTTCAAGTGACATATCATCAGCTGAAGGGGACGGCGAAGATGTTGCTTCAAAAGGGGTCTTAAAAAGAGGGGAGTTTGTAAGGATGATCACTAAGGCGATGTATTCTCTTGGTTACAAGAAGAGTGGGGAACACTTAGAGGAGGAGTCTGGCATACCTCTGAATTCGTCTGCGGTAAATCTGTTTAAGCAGCAGATACTTGATGGTGATTGGGACAAAAGTGTAGCCACATTGAATCAAATTGGTCTAGAAGATGAAAGCATTGTCAAGGCTGCCTCAGTTTTAATATTGGAGCAGAAATACTTTGAGCTTCTTGATGGGGATAAGGTCATGGAGGCATTGAAGACATTGAGGACCGAGATTACACATCTTTGTGTTGATAGTGCTAAAATTCGCGAACTTTCTTCATGCATGTTGTCAGCATCTGACCAAGGTGGTTCTTCTGGACGAGATTTTGTAAGGGCGGGGACTCGGTTGAAACTGTTGGAGGAACTACAGGATCTGGTTCCCCCGACTGTAATGATACCTGAGAAGAGATTAGAACATCTTGTTGAACAAGCCCTCATCTTACAACGAGTAGCTTCCTTGTGCCACAACTCATTGAATAAGAAAATGATATTGAATCATGATCATTGCGATGGAAAATCTCAGATAACTTTAGATCAATTAGCTAATGCTTCTGCTGTTTCTGATAATAATGAAGTGGTGACCTTGACCAAAGCAGATTTTGAAAGATTCGCGACATGTGCTGTAAAAGTGGACAGGCTAGAAGAAGACTACAAGAAGTTGGTGAGCATGCTTTCTGAAGTCGTGAACCTGCTTCGAGTTCTTCCTCGGTAGATTTTAAATTCTGTTAATGTTTTCATTTTTATCAATAATGTTAGATTTTATGATGTGATTTTTATTTTCATCTTTAATTTTTTGTCTAATGCCAAAAGgaatataatatattttttgttGAATGCTCTCATTTATGCCCAGAAATGTAAGTGCCCTCTTCTATCAAGTTTTTAAACTTCAATATATTTTTCCAGCTATCAACTAATATCAAACACCAAAGTTATTCATTTATCCCAATGCAAAACACTATTAAAAGATCCATTTAGGGTACAAAGTTAACTTTACATTTCAATATCAAAGCTTTCATACTCACCAAGTTGGATGGCGTGACAAAATTCTCTTTCAATCAAACTTAATAAGAGGTTTAAAGTTCATATCAAGTTTTGGAGAAGCAATGATAAATTTCTTTAGTCTTTTTTAATTTGAAGGAGTAGGTCTGTTTGAACGTTTTGTTTATTAGATTTCAAAATTCATTCTTTAAATTAATTTCAAATATCTGTTTTGAAAagaatatttattttatttttcaaaattgtttGTAATGAAAAAATTTAGTAGACACATTTgcattttataaaaaaaatgattCATATATATTCTTTTAACATTTTAAAGTTAGCACAATACTACAAACTAATCTCACCCCTATGAGGTTGAATAACATCCTATGAAAATCAGAAAACATCTCTTAGATTTTGGAAATTAATCCCCGGATGCGTCTCTTACTCCGCTGAAACACAATTCAATTGAGTCACACTTTTGTTTTTTCAAAAATATCTTCGGACCAATCCTATCACTTAATTCCTAATTCATCAAGTCAATGACTTTTTGGGAGGTGCATATTTGGAATTGTGAAACGGAAAATTTAAAAGGCGTGACCTTTGCAATTGTTATCCTAAGATTTTTCTACTTAATAACAAAAGTCAAATGACCTTTGCAAGTGTTATCCTGAGATTTTCTACTTAATAACAAAAGTCAAATGAATGATGCATTAGTGAAATACTAAGTGTTGGCATTTGATGGACATGAGTCGACAGTAATGAAACGTCGATCAGGACTTCCCGATTGACATATTGAAATGTAATTTGGAAGAATCTCAATGACAGATCTTGAGCTCTGGTTTGGAGGAGTCTTAGGGAAAGACTGGGTAACCACTTGACACCATGTCAAGGACGAGTCTTTCGACAAAATCCAAAAGACTTAGAAAAATTGAGAAAATCAAAGACAAAAAGACTTAGCACCTTCAGCGACTATCTTCGACGAGCAGACAGTTACTAGTTGCTAACATCAGTTAAAGAACATGGGATAATGGTTTCAGCAGTTTCAAAGTCCTAACGACGTGGAAGTACGTTGGAAGAGGAGTTGCATGCATTCGAAGACGTGTCAATTATTTAGGTATAAACTATCGGGAACAGTTATTTGTAGTTTAGTATATATAGCAGACTCATGTGTTGTAATcatggtcacaaatttcatatACATTTTCTATAGAACTAGAGTACTCAAGACAAAGAACGAAATAGTTTGTGAGCAATTATGTGAATCTGCATCCCTTTGTCTTTGTACTTTTTATGTTTCATTAAATGAAACATCCTTTTATTTTGTCACTTATTACATTTATTTAATGTTGTTCATTTTAAACTACTTTTACTTTAGTTCAAGTTTTATAGTCTTTAAAGTTTACTTTTACACTATCTGCACCCAGACATTTGTAGTCACACCCTACACTTACGTTATTGTAAACATTTTTGCACAAAACTTATCCCGAGATTTTTTTAGTTAATCTTAAAGACTTTCAAACTCGTGATTGTACGCTAAAAACAACTGTGAACAAATTGGCATGCACATGGGGCACATGTTTTTGTGCGAGAAATTACTTGTCTTTTTCAAGAAACTGTCGTATTATTTACTCATCTCAATGTGAAAATATTGTCAATGTCCGTTAACGTATGCGTTTGAGGAATGATAAGATTTTTAATGTCATAAGCGTTTGAGGAGTGGTAAGTTTTTTAATGTCATAAGCGTTTAAGGAGTGGTAGGATTTTAGCAAAAATAGCGAACCCAAAGAACACTTCTCATGCTCAAAACGATCCTCCAGACCCTGAACCACCAGTTACTATGGTGGTTGGTACAACAGGGACAATGAACGCCATCGGAGTCACATGCCCTAGTTTAAACCGGGTGATGACTTCAACGTCGATGTCAGAAGTGGTGGTTACTTTACCATCGGTAACCAGTGTACCGGCCTCTCCCAGGCTTACTTTGATAGTTGTGGGGGACCCTAACCCCCATATGTCCCAAGTTTTACTATGCCTTTAGTAACAAGGGAAAACCCATATGGCATGCCAACTTCCATGATGGCGGATTTACATAGTCATGCTTCGACGTTTGCAGATAATACTGTAATAATGGCGTCACCCTTCAATCCACATTTGGCGTCATGATATGCCATAAGCAATCCTGGTCGCATGGGGCAATCATAAGGGGGTTTTGATACGTCCCTCATATAAATCCAAATTTAACTACGGATTCCTTAGCAACCATGAGGCAACAAGTGAGCGAAAGTAACTATAAAATGGTAAATATATTGACACAACAAATAAGTACGGTGTTTAATCCTTTGATCCAGAACACTACCCAAAGTTACCAACAATTAGCCCATCAAATGGGCATGATTGCTGACTTTTTTTGGGTGCCACCATCTATTAACCAAGTTCCTGTCGAGCAACCTCAATCGACGTCTACAACGGGCGACTAAGCAAAATATGCCATATCTTCCTCTCCATGCAGCCTTCATCTTTGACAGACTCCCACGTAACCTCAAATAATTGTCTGATCTTATCCTCTTACGCCTCATTTGACTGTTTGGAATAAACATTTTGGATACTCTGAATTTCACTAAATCCTAAAACCAATAAACTCCCTGGTCTCTGACTGATTGCAATTCGACCAAAGTTGATACTACTTCTTGACAAATCAAATTTTTCGAGATCTCCATGGTCGTAACTGACCACTTCGATTTTTGACAATAAACCCATTATCACATATTTATAATTAATGTTTGTGTTGAAAATCTGAGGTAACAAATTGTCCCCCAAAATTCCATGTTTCGACTTTCCTTTTAATCAAAAGGAGAAAGATGAcatttttgattttattttcgaTATTGTTCAAAATATTTCGCTGTCGTCAGTGTCATCATTACCACTTTAATGCAAATTGTCATTTTCTAGAAGATCTTCTAAGAGATTCATCATTACTCATATTTTCTAGGAGATCATGGATTTTCACGTTTTCACTAACTTCTTCACTTCAATCAACTCTCCCACTTCTTAAGAAATGAAATGTTTCACATCAACACACGTATACCATGTGTCAGTCATTGACAATAAAAATGCCTCTATAAATACTTctcattctcttctcatcttcttCGTTCTCGCTTTAGCATTTTACACACAGAAAACCCTTTTACAACAAGCTTTTCAAACTCAATAATGACAGCAACCACTTCATCTTCCAAACTAGACACCGGAAAAAACCTTTTGACCTTCATAATTCTGACATCAAAAAGTAACAATGGGAGAGATTTCGTACCTGAACCGCCAATGGCTATAGAAAAAATCACCATCTGGCAGAAACATGTACTCATCCCTTTCACAACCTGGGAAGGTAACAGAATCTTTCCTGTGTTATTCTGTTACAATGCCTTATGTGTTCGAAGAACGCTCCCTCAACTTATCTTTCATGGAAACACCCACGTGTGTCTTTCGATCAACTCCGCCTACTCAAAACAAAGAGTATATTGCTTGGCTCGACAGAGTCCAAGGCAAAAGACAAAAACAATGGGAAGACCTAGGTATTTTTGATGTCATCCAATTATCGAGAACTGACCCTAGGTATAACCCATCCATGTTTCTCACGTCGATCTTCTTTTGGGAGGGTTCAACCAATACATTCCAATTCCATGTGGAATGCTTACACCGACATTATTTGATGTAGCAGTCATTACAGGACTTAACCCTATAGGTGAAACTTTCACTCCCATGCTAGAAAGTGTTAATGAGTTCGTTTTCAAACGCCTCAGCCTTTAAAACTACATCACTGACCACCACCAGAAAAAGACTGAAGAGGTCTCCGACCAAGAACATATCGCCTTCTTAACGCTTTGGCTCTCATATTATTTTTTAGCTCAAGCTCCCTACAAATAGCTAAGAAATACGTTCCTCTAGCAATCCAACTTCATGAGGGTCGAAACATTTCTCTGGGCAAGCTACTTTTAGCCAATCTATATCAATCAATTAGAAATGCTTTTTATAAGTTGAAACACCTTCTTGAAAGCAATAAAAAATATCTTCTTTCTGGTCCTTTCTCGCTTTTACAACTTTAGTTGAATGCCACATTCGAACCAAAACTACATACAACCACTTCAAAAGCTTTTATGGAGGAAAATGAATGTAGGATAATCAAAACTAGACTTTCCATTACCACTCCATATGATATTCCCTCAGAAATAACTTTCATGAAGTGCATTAACCTGTTCCTCGAATCGACAACCTTTGTTTCGATCATGGCCCCTTTATGGATAAATTCTTTGTCCCGACCTGGTTTTGAAACATATTTCCTGTTGTGACTCCCCTACTTTTGCAACGTCAAAATCTGTTTGGGCAGCCTTTTTAACTCTGACACTCTTATCCACTCGTATTAAGACAGGAACGACTGGCTTCGGGTTCATTGGCTATCAACCTAATTTAGTAGCCATGAAATTTAGTTTTAGCCAAATGCTTCCAAAGTCCTTCTATACTTCGGAGGATGACATCTGTTGGTCAGAAATAAAGTTTTCCATTCAGGAATACAAAGTCTGCATGGCGTTCTCTCGACAACAAGTCCTAGAGCTACCTACATTCCAATACCATACCTTCTTCTTATCCACAATGGAGTTCGACGGTTGGTGTTCGAAATACTTTGAAGGAAGCTTCTCCGAAGAAAACTTTTGAAAGAGACTGTCGACCACCATTTCCAACTTGTAAGAAAATCCCGAGAAGAAAGCAGGTACATGTTAATCcattattattttattatttaattatttacCCTTTTTTCGTTCCTTCAACTTCATGTATATTTTTTTAAGGTGAAACTGAAGCAAAGGGTGACACCAATGTCGAAGGCCCTCTGATGCTGGCGAAGCCAAGAAAGAAGAAGAACCCCAATAGAAAAAGGCAAGTCTTTTCCCATCTTTACATTTAGCTAATCTTCGAAATGACTCTAACATGCCTTTGTGTTCAAAATCGAAAATGTGATCCTGACTCTCTGACAACCACACAAACcaagaaaaataataaatccTAAACAGTTACcttaatacatgtatgcatatgatTTCTCTATTTGGTGGCTTGGATGATTCAATAAACTAACCAATCACCTTTTTAGGCTATTCCAAAACCAACAGTGACCTTGGCTGAAGTCGAGAGTTCATAAGATAGCGAAAAAACTCTGATCTTCTTGAGACCTAAGCCCAAGGCTTCTCCCAAACCATACACCATCAGGGTAAAAGGCCCTGCTCAAAAAACAAATCCTCCAAAGGAAACAACAACTTCGATTGCCGACCCTTATTATaaaggaaaagaaaaataagcTTATCTATTCCTGATGACCAAGTGCATGATGAACCCAAAGATCTTCCAATCAAAGAACAAGAAACTAATTATCCCAAGGTATTGGTCTACATAATGCACAAATTTTATATCTTGATTATATCTTCAACTAACCATTCCTCTATTTTTTAGGAACCTCCAAAGTTGGACGAGAATATGATGGATAAAGCAAAAGGTATCCCCCGTTCGACTCCTACTGAAACTTTTTCCCACATCCCTTGGTCAGATTTATTATTTCCATCCTCTTGTCTATCTATCTAGAGAACAAACCAATTGGTGAAGGTACATGTGCTTCTACCAAACCAAAACCTGAAGCAGAGGTTGATGTTGACCAACTTTCTCCCCAACAAAATGAAGAATTGGGCGACACCATggtgttagaacaagattttggttctgcaatttatccttaagttttgatgataaaaaaggATGAAACATTGTGGTACCTTGAAAAtattctctaagtgtgcagggcTCTAATGATAAATGCATCTGTTGAAACAAACTCTAAAGCGTTAAGCAAGTCCAGAACAACTAAACTAAAAGCTAAAAGCGTCGCTCTGATGAATCAAGACTATGACCTTCTGAATCT containing:
- the LOC127085274 gene encoding WD repeat-containing protein 26 homolog, with product MESVGDEEPALKRTKLSSEEFVGHSNGSSMEHVVCPSSDISSAEGDGEDVASKGVLKRGEFVRMITKAMYSLGYKKSGEHLEEESGIPLNSSAVNLFKQQILDGDWDKSVATLNQIGLEDESIVKAASVLILEQKYFELLDGDKVMEALKTLRTEITHLCVDSAKIRELSSCMLSASDQGGSSGRDFVRAGTRLKLLEELQDLVPPTVMIPEKRLEHLVEQALILQRVASLCHNSLNKKMILNHDHCDGKSQITLDQLANASAVSDNNEVVTLTKADFERFATCAVKVDRLEEDYKKLVSMLSEVVNLLRVLPR